A part of Balneolaceae bacterium genomic DNA contains:
- a CDS encoding alpha/beta fold hydrolase, translating into MTETVNDIAYHLESLGEDGAGPTLLMLHGFMGSGACFDHLGSDLASFCRPVTLDLLGHGRTEGPAEPDRYRCGRQVADLREIVRRLDRKPLYLYGYSMGGRLALQYALEHPETLKGLVLESAHPGLEDENERERRRREDEERAAAIEEDFDAFLQRWEELELFEVPSPISPAGEGGEPGNSPRRPDPKRYQRYAAIQRSQRPACMAASLRGFGSGAMPPAWDRLEGFGLPVLALAGEHDPKYRGIAANLNRLLPYNRVDIVPQAAHRVHLDQPFYLLKLITAFLTNHEDHEHGLDHR; encoded by the coding sequence ATGACCGAAACGGTTAACGACATCGCCTATCACCTGGAAAGCCTGGGGGAGGATGGCGCCGGCCCCACCCTGCTGATGCTGCACGGCTTTATGGGCAGCGGCGCATGCTTTGATCACCTGGGTTCCGACCTGGCATCCTTCTGCCGGCCAGTGACACTGGACCTGCTGGGACACGGCCGCACGGAGGGACCGGCCGAACCGGACCGCTACCGCTGTGGCCGGCAGGTGGCCGACCTCCGCGAAATCGTCCGTCGACTGGACCGCAAGCCGCTCTATCTTTACGGCTACAGCATGGGGGGACGGCTGGCCCTTCAGTACGCCCTGGAGCATCCTGAAACACTGAAAGGCCTGGTGCTGGAGAGCGCCCATCCCGGCCTGGAGGATGAAAACGAACGGGAGCGGCGGCGCAGGGAGGACGAGGAACGGGCCGCCGCCATCGAGGAGGATTTCGACGCCTTTCTGCAGCGCTGGGAGGAGCTGGAGCTCTTTGAGGTACCCTCCCCCATCTCTCCTGCCGGGGAAGGCGGGGAGCCCGGCAACAGCCCGCGTCGGCCGGATCCGAAACGATACCAACGCTACGCCGCGATACAGCGGAGCCAGCGGCCCGCATGCATGGCCGCCAGCCTCCGGGGCTTCGGCAGCGGCGCCATGCCCCCGGCCTGGGACCGCCTGGAGGGCTTCGGACTGCCCGTGCTTGCCCTGGCGGGGGAACACGACCCCAAATACCGCGGGATCGCCGCAAACCTGAACCGACTGCTGCCGTACAACCGCGTCGACATCGTCCCGCAGGCCGCCCACCGCGTGCACCTGGACCAGCCCTTTTACCTTCTGAAACTTATCACCGCATTCTTAACCAACCACGAAGACCATGAGCATGGATTGGACCACCGTTAA
- a CDS encoding DUF3467 domain-containing protein, with translation MADQSNRMQQGQMEIELPEEEATGTYSNLVMITHSPSEFILDFIAVMPGASKAKVVKRMVMTPDHAKRLANALSENVKRYEEENGSINTSGRPDVPFNYRGPTPEA, from the coding sequence ATGGCTGATCAGAGCAACCGCATGCAACAGGGACAAATGGAAATTGAACTGCCTGAGGAGGAGGCCACGGGCACCTATTCCAACCTGGTGATGATCACGCACTCCCCCTCGGAATTCATCCTCGATTTCATCGCGGTGATGCCCGGGGCCAGCAAGGCCAAGGTGGTCAAGCGCATGGTGATGACTCCCGATCACGCCAAGCGCCTGGCCAACGCACTTTCCGAAAACGTGAAGCGTTACGAGGAAGAGAACGGGAGCATAAACACCAGCGGACGCCCGGACGTCCCCTTCAACTACCGGGGACCCACGCCCGAAGCCTGA
- a CDS encoding M23 family metallopeptidase, producing the protein MFDFLKELFYNKENELTVVLLDDEHPEKANSYEVRPARLWTMLYGVLGATVAVVLLLMMFTPLGTLFYNQPDDRLRQQVIDVSQRVQALQDSLQARDLQLSQIQDVLMTGSDTTFEVSGDVNLPSSPVSGGEGTANPGSVGLSDGRQVAPAYEMISQNEIIFSDLFSGAPTFPVAYPVEGTLTRDYQPANRHYGIDIATGEGTEFRALADGSIVSQDWSVNYGYVIHVQHAGGLISIYKHVTRVNRSIGDVVLKGEILGAVGDTGILSTGPHLHLEIWKNGVPQNPNSFLINP; encoded by the coding sequence ATGTTCGACTTCCTGAAAGAGCTGTTCTATAACAAGGAGAACGAGCTGACGGTGGTGCTGCTGGACGACGAGCACCCCGAGAAGGCCAACTCCTACGAGGTTCGACCGGCCCGGCTCTGGACCATGCTCTACGGGGTGCTGGGTGCCACCGTCGCGGTGGTACTCCTGCTGATGATGTTCACCCCGCTGGGAACGTTGTTTTACAACCAGCCGGACGACCGGCTTCGCCAGCAGGTCATCGACGTATCGCAGCGCGTGCAGGCCCTGCAGGATTCCCTGCAGGCGCGCGACCTGCAGCTCAGCCAGATCCAGGACGTGCTTATGACAGGAAGCGACACTACTTTTGAGGTGAGCGGGGACGTCAACCTGCCGTCCTCCCCCGTATCCGGCGGAGAGGGGACGGCAAACCCCGGATCAGTGGGTCTGTCCGACGGCCGGCAGGTTGCGCCCGCCTACGAGATGATTTCACAGAACGAGATCATCTTTTCGGACCTGTTTTCGGGGGCGCCCACTTTTCCGGTGGCCTATCCTGTGGAGGGGACTCTCACACGGGACTATCAACCCGCCAACCGCCACTATGGTATCGACATTGCCACCGGTGAGGGCACCGAATTCCGCGCCCTGGCCGACGGTTCCATCGTCAGCCAGGACTGGTCGGTCAACTACGGCTACGTGATTCATGTGCAGCATGCCGGGGGACTGATAAGCATTTACAAGCATGTGACTCGGGTGAACCGCTCCATCGGCGACGTGGTGCTCAAGGGCGAAATACTGGGAGCGGTGGGCGACACCGGCATACTCAGTACGGGACCGCACCTGCACCTTGAGATCTGGAAAAACGGCGTCCCGCAGAACCCGAATTCTTTTTTAATCAACCCGTAA
- a CDS encoding AtpZ/AtpI family protein: MSGGSDRKQADREKDSRSAYSRYAPYLSLGAEIAVGVTAPVLLGYWLDQKLDTSPWLMLLGILAGMANIFLLIYRLYKDLG, encoded by the coding sequence GTGAGCGGCGGATCCGACAGGAAGCAGGCCGACAGGGAGAAGGACAGCCGTTCCGCCTATTCCCGCTATGCGCCCTACCTCTCGCTGGGCGCGGAAATCGCTGTGGGCGTTACGGCGCCTGTTCTGCTGGGCTACTGGCTCGATCAGAAACTGGACACCTCGCCCTGGCTCATGCTGCTGGGTATTCTGGCCGGCATGGCCAATATCTTTCTGCTGATCTACCGCCTCTACAAGGACCTGGGGTGA
- a CDS encoding GNAT family protein: protein MVEIKPFDLQNVRLHYKWNNDAELNYYDSDYPHEHEAFDDFLRRIKAVANEKNEAAELFEIHLEESGKLIGIVDIHAIDHYNRRCFVNCTIGDRDYAGKGLDLEALEVILRYCFNRKELNKVATTAFDFNTSWIEHVESLGFRREGTLRQHVLKKGEFRDKLIYSLLRQEFTETESSNGTNGRSDNILSHKV, encoded by the coding sequence ATGGTTGAGATAAAGCCCTTCGACCTGCAGAACGTCAGGCTGCACTACAAGTGGAATAACGACGCCGAACTCAACTACTACGATTCCGACTACCCCCACGAGCACGAAGCCTTTGATGACTTTCTCAGGCGCATCAAGGCGGTGGCCAACGAGAAGAATGAGGCGGCCGAGCTATTCGAAATTCACCTGGAGGAGTCGGGCAAGCTCATCGGCATTGTCGACATCCACGCCATCGACCATTACAACCGGCGCTGTTTCGTGAACTGCACCATCGGTGACCGCGACTACGCCGGCAAGGGACTGGATCTGGAGGCGCTGGAGGTCATCCTGCGCTACTGCTTCAACCGGAAAGAGTTGAACAAGGTGGCCACCACGGCCTTCGATTTCAATACTTCGTGGATCGAACATGTGGAAAGCCTGGGTTTCCGCCGTGAGGGCACCCTCCGGCAGCATGTGCTCAAGAAGGGAGAATTCCGCGACAAGCTCATCTACAGCCTGCTACGCCAGGAGTTTACGGAAACGGAATCGAGCAACGGCACGAACGGCCGCTCCGACAATATTCTAAGTCATAAAGTCTGA
- the menD gene encoding 2-succinyl-5-enolpyruvyl-6-hydroxy-3-cyclohexene-1-carboxylic-acid synthase: MPDADVPSGNLAFDLCNALFRALYRLGLRHVVISPGSRSTPLVLAASVHPGLEKHVILDERSAAFTALGIGKATGRPAVLVCTSGTALANYFPAVIEARMSGVPLLLATADRPPQLVGTGANQTIRQDELYGDYPVRYASLLSDGITPEETGELARKLWNAAREGRGPAHLNAPFDKPLEPDSDRLEEANDANARQVREVEAEERPGVEWGEARPAAVPDLAPGGDEKAGHIVPEAPLAVVIQGPLSPMEDPGAAARLARRLNAPLLSETGGDSSALHDTSDGTAVTGFEGFLRDGEARRELRPQLILRFGFQPVSKALEYALRAWEGVPHWHLAHPSNSHDITVSVTRRLAWDGHSEPDCRLQPAGPDWLAGWRAREEEYARRRGEVLGSRNGETGSDGTHLGDGQLYHRLLPQVPPDWFAFFSNSFPVRDRLLCGPPLASPAFVSRGASGIDGITSTAMGIALASGKTGVLFTGDLAFLHDTNALLGGQLPSQPLIVIIVNNGGGSIFRMLPIAERGEVFRLYFETPQQADIRSMAGSYGLPYTRIETPSELSSLDLQELARQTGRGLHLVECRTDAEYAMNLRRRLWGIA; this comes from the coding sequence ATGCCTGACGCCGACGTCCCCTCCGGCAATCTCGCCTTCGACCTCTGCAACGCCCTGTTCCGGGCCCTCTACCGGCTGGGACTGCGCCATGTGGTGATCTCCCCCGGATCGCGCTCCACCCCCCTGGTGCTGGCCGCCTCGGTCCATCCCGGCCTGGAAAAGCACGTGATTCTGGACGAACGGTCGGCCGCATTCACCGCCCTGGGCATTGGCAAGGCTACGGGACGGCCCGCCGTGCTGGTCTGCACCTCCGGTACCGCCCTGGCCAACTATTTCCCCGCCGTCATCGAGGCGCGCATGTCCGGCGTACCCCTGCTGCTGGCCACGGCCGACCGTCCGCCGCAGCTGGTGGGTACCGGCGCCAACCAGACCATACGCCAGGATGAACTTTACGGGGACTATCCCGTGCGCTACGCCAGCTTGCTGTCCGACGGGATCACCCCGGAGGAGACCGGGGAGCTGGCACGCAAACTATGGAATGCTGCGCGGGAGGGACGTGGACCCGCCCACCTGAACGCCCCTTTTGACAAGCCGCTGGAGCCTGATTCCGATCGCCTCGAGGAGGCGAACGATGCCAACGCACGACAGGTCCGGGAGGTGGAGGCCGAGGAAAGACCGGGAGTCGAATGGGGCGAGGCCCGTCCCGCGGCGGTCCCCGATCTTGCACCGGGCGGCGACGAGAAGGCCGGTCACATCGTGCCCGAAGCCCCCCTCGCCGTGGTGATACAGGGACCCCTCTCCCCCATGGAAGATCCCGGGGCCGCCGCGCGCCTGGCCCGCCGCCTGAACGCCCCCCTGCTCAGCGAGACGGGCGGGGACTCCTCCGCCCTGCACGACACATCCGACGGTACGGCGGTCACCGGTTTCGAGGGCTTCCTGCGCGACGGGGAAGCGCGGCGGGAGCTGCGCCCCCAGCTGATCCTGCGCTTCGGATTCCAGCCGGTGAGCAAGGCCCTGGAATATGCCCTGCGTGCCTGGGAGGGGGTCCCCCACTGGCATCTGGCCCACCCCTCCAATTCCCACGACATCACCGTGTCGGTCACGCGCCGGCTGGCCTGGGACGGTCATTCGGAGCCGGATTGCCGGCTGCAGCCCGCCGGTCCCGACTGGCTGGCAGGCTGGCGCGCACGCGAGGAGGAATACGCGCGCCGCCGCGGAGAGGTGCTCGGCAGCAGAAACGGCGAAACCGGCAGCGATGGCACACACCTGGGCGACGGACAGCTCTACCATCGCCTGCTGCCGCAGGTGCCCCCGGACTGGTTCGCCTTTTTTTCGAACTCCTTCCCGGTACGCGACCGCCTGCTCTGCGGTCCGCCGCTCGCCTCCCCCGCCTTCGTCAGCCGCGGGGCCAGCGGCATCGACGGCATCACCTCCACCGCCATGGGCATCGCCCTGGCTTCCGGCAAAACCGGCGTGCTCTTCACGGGCGATCTCGCCTTTCTTCACGACACCAACGCCCTGTTGGGCGGACAGTTGCCCTCCCAACCCCTGATCGTTATCATAGTCAACAACGGCGGAGGTTCCATCTTCCGCATGCTGCCCATCGCGGAACGCGGGGAGGTCTTCCGTCTCTATTTCGAAACCCCGCAGCAGGCCGATATCCGCAGCATGGCCGGGAGTTACGGCCTGCCCTACACCCGCATCGAGACACCGTCCGAGCTCTCTTCGCTGGATCTGCAGGAGCTGGCCCGCCAGACCGGCCGGGGCCTGCACCTGGTCGAGTGCCGGACCGACGCCGAATACGCCATGAACCTGCGCAGGAGGCTGTGGGGAATCGCATGA
- a CDS encoding DUF4290 domain-containing protein, which yields MFIEQKKPRDYDCGYNLDLMIAALPRIKDQKKRLEYANRAVGLIKQSHPSWVDDDGNSEDAWDYFFQLADYDPTAYGIYNPYMTGDPDEAK from the coding sequence ATGTTTATAGAACAGAAGAAACCCAGGGATTACGACTGCGGCTACAACCTGGACCTCATGATCGCCGCCCTCCCCCGTATCAAGGACCAGAAGAAGAGGCTGGAATACGCCAACCGCGCGGTCGGCCTGATCAAGCAGAGCCACCCCTCGTGGGTGGACGACGACGGGAACAGCGAAGATGCCTGGGACTACTTTTTCCAGCTGGCCGATTACGACCCCACCGCCTACGGCATTTACAACCCCTACATGACGGGGGATCCTGATGAAGCCAAGTAA
- the atpF gene encoding F0F1 ATP synthase subunit B yields the protein MLPLVLAQGGGFLSFNGGFALWVLITMVLFLLLMGKYAVPHIMKALSERENRIQESLESAENALARAEQISKDNEKALREAEQKAQQIRKEAIAEAEVLRAERIEKSKAEAARMLEQARETIEQEKKRALLELRDEVARLAVQSASVILESELDEEKNSRLVNNYIQELSKN from the coding sequence GTGTTACCACTAGTCCTGGCCCAGGGAGGGGGTTTCCTCTCTTTTAACGGCGGTTTCGCCCTATGGGTGCTGATCACGATGGTGCTCTTTCTTCTCCTGATGGGGAAGTATGCCGTTCCGCACATTATGAAGGCACTCAGCGAGCGCGAAAACCGTATCCAGGAGTCGCTGGAGTCGGCTGAAAACGCCCTGGCCCGCGCGGAGCAGATCTCGAAAGACAACGAGAAGGCCCTCCGCGAGGCCGAGCAGAAGGCCCAGCAGATTCGCAAGGAAGCCATCGCGGAGGCGGAAGTCCTCCGCGCCGAGCGCATCGAAAAGTCGAAGGCTGAAGCCGCGCGCATGCTCGAACAGGCGCGCGAAACCATCGAACAGGAGAAGAAACGTGCCCTGCTGGAACTGCGGGACGAAGTCGCCCGCCTTGCCGTGCAGTCGGCCTCCGTCATCCTGGAGTCCGAACTGGACGAGGAGAAGAACAGCAGGCTCGTGAACAACTACATCCAAGAGCTCTCCAAAAACTGA
- the atpE gene encoding ATP synthase F0 subunit C produces the protein MNTMMRRWKHTPDFNRTFNTLHPNHNQKNRYNTMGLLAAGIGAGIAAIGAGIGIGMIGKGAVESIARQPEASGDIRGAMILTAALIEGVALVAAIVCFLLALGIQL, from the coding sequence ATGAACACCATGATGAGGCGGTGGAAGCACACGCCTGATTTTAATCGAACTTTCAATACCCTACATCCCAACCATAATCAAAAGAACAGGTACAACACTATGGGTTTATTAGCAGCAGGAATCGGAGCAGGAATTGCAGCCATCGGCGCCGGCATCGGCATTGGCATGATCGGTAAAGGTGCGGTGGAAAGCATTGCCCGTCAGCCTGAAGCCTCCGGCGACATTCGCGGGGCCATGATCCTGACCGCCGCTCTCATCGAGGGTGTGGCACTGGTCGCCGCTATCGTCTGTTTCCTCCTGGCTCTCGGCATCCAACTGTAA
- a CDS encoding cysteine synthase family protein yields MYYDSILDVIGNTPLVRLNHVTDGLPGTVLAKVEYMNPGQSVKDRIGIKMIEDAEEKGLIEPGGTIIEGTSGNTGMGLALAAAVKGYKCIFTVSDKQSKEKVDLLKALGAEVKLCPSDVEPDDPRSYYSVAKRLNEEIPNSYYPNQYDNPSNVEAHYETTGPEIWEQTEGRVTHYVAGMGTGGTISGTARYLKEKNPDIKVIGVDSVGSVYKKYFETGEFDKEEIQPYLTEGIGEDILPENMNFDLIDAVEQVNDKNAFQATRRLAQEEALFVGGSCGAAVYGAVEYARREGLSEDDVMVIILPDSGTRYVSKIYNDEWMREHGFLGD; encoded by the coding sequence ATGTATTACGATTCCATCCTGGATGTCATTGGCAACACCCCGCTGGTCCGTCTCAACCATGTGACCGACGGCCTGCCGGGCACCGTGCTCGCCAAAGTGGAGTATATGAACCCCGGACAGAGCGTGAAGGACCGCATCGGCATCAAGATGATCGAAGATGCCGAGGAGAAGGGGCTAATCGAACCGGGGGGCACCATTATCGAGGGCACCTCGGGCAACACCGGGATGGGGCTCGCCCTGGCGGCGGCTGTCAAGGGCTACAAGTGTATTTTTACGGTTTCAGACAAGCAGAGCAAGGAGAAGGTCGACCTGCTGAAAGCGCTGGGGGCGGAAGTTAAGCTCTGTCCCAGCGATGTGGAGCCGGACGACCCGCGCAGCTACTATTCGGTGGCCAAAAGGCTCAACGAGGAGATCCCCAATTCCTACTACCCGAACCAGTACGACAACCCAAGCAACGTGGAGGCCCACTACGAGACGACCGGGCCTGAGATCTGGGAGCAGACCGAAGGCAGGGTGACCCACTATGTGGCCGGCATGGGTACGGGAGGCACCATCTCAGGCACCGCACGCTACCTGAAGGAGAAAAACCCCGACATCAAGGTGATCGGGGTGGACAGCGTGGGCTCAGTCTACAAGAAGTACTTCGAGACCGGCGAATTTGACAAGGAGGAGATACAACCCTACCTCACCGAGGGCATAGGGGAGGACATCCTTCCCGAAAATATGAATTTCGACCTTATAGACGCCGTGGAGCAGGTCAACGACAAGAACGCCTTCCAGGCCACGCGGCGCCTGGCGCAGGAGGAGGCCCTCTTTGTGGGGGGATCGTGCGGGGCAGCCGTCTACGGTGCCGTGGAGTATGCGCGCCGCGAGGGGCTGTCGGAGGACGACGTGATGGTGATTATCCTGCCCGACAGCGGCACCCGCTACGTATCGAAGATCTACAACGACGAGTGGATGAGGGAGCACGGTTTCCTGGGCGACTGA
- the atpB gene encoding F0F1 ATP synthase subunit A, which yields MVQAFRRLAVTVFLLFFVVPDSNALASTSPESALEQADQSEQAQAAEGESDGAPIDLMGKISDHHYLDVMGYHLELPRIILAGGQWHFYGSTHAAVESGRFTEDHGALTYTGEGEIALDMSITSHLMFFWFAVGLTGLLTLMAVRRYDKGVGRETAPRGWFHNLFEITFLFVRDDIARGNIPESKYRKFLPYLFCAFVSITFMNLFGLLPWGVTATADLTVTGTLAFMTFFLTQWNGSKDHWEHVFWFPGVPGWMRIILTPIELLGLFTKPIALAVRLFANMLSGKIMIIIVLGLIFIFADGFGTTVGIGTSFLAVPLTVLMYVLKAFVGVLQAYIFTLLSAVFIGMAVEEHEHHDEAVEAHA from the coding sequence ATGGTACAGGCCTTTCGCCGACTGGCAGTCACAGTATTCTTACTGTTCTTTGTGGTTCCCGATTCTAATGCTCTTGCCTCCACCTCCCCGGAGTCTGCACTGGAGCAAGCCGATCAGTCCGAACAGGCGCAAGCCGCCGAGGGTGAATCGGATGGCGCTCCCATCGACCTGATGGGCAAGATCTCCGACCATCACTACCTGGATGTGATGGGCTATCACCTGGAGCTGCCGCGCATCATTCTGGCCGGCGGGCAGTGGCACTTCTACGGGTCTACCCATGCCGCCGTGGAATCGGGCCGTTTTACCGAAGACCACGGCGCCCTTACCTATACCGGCGAAGGGGAGATCGCGCTCGATATGTCGATCACCTCCCACCTGATGTTCTTCTGGTTTGCCGTGGGCCTCACGGGCCTGCTTACCCTGATGGCCGTGCGGCGCTACGACAAGGGGGTGGGAAGGGAGACGGCGCCCAGGGGCTGGTTTCACAACCTCTTTGAGATCACCTTCCTGTTCGTTCGCGACGACATCGCTCGGGGCAACATTCCGGAAAGCAAGTACAGAAAGTTTCTGCCCTACCTGTTTTGCGCCTTCGTCTCCATTACCTTTATGAATCTCTTCGGCCTGCTGCCCTGGGGCGTCACTGCGACGGCCGATCTGACCGTGACCGGCACGCTGGCCTTCATGACCTTTTTTCTGACGCAATGGAACGGCTCCAAGGACCACTGGGAGCATGTGTTCTGGTTCCCCGGCGTACCGGGCTGGATGCGCATCATTCTCACGCCCATTGAACTCCTGGGCCTCTTCACCAAGCCTATTGCGCTCGCCGTCCGTCTCTTCGCCAACATGCTTTCCGGCAAGATCATGATCATCATCGTGCTGGGACTCATTTTCATTTTTGCCGACGGTTTCGGTACCACGGTGGGCATCGGCACCAGTTTCCTGGCGGTGCCCCTCACCGTACTGATGTACGTGCTGAAAGCTTTTGTCGGCGTACTGCAGGCCTACATTTTCACGCTCCTTTCGGCCGTGTTCATCGGTATGGCGGTCGAGGAGCATGAACACCATGATGAGGCGGTGGAAGCACACGCCTGA
- a CDS encoding isochorismate synthase — translation MNSNLSSRTGKLPDVLLRHLETPGWEAFLEEAIQSSGDRPWLSLSLPVEELDPLACLEIDRERDTFRYYLEQLEREEALGASGSLLSVEAEGRERFGAVRRRLHDLKERFAVYNPAGHSGGGPLLLGGFSFFGEEGASANGDSSLWEGFRPAMFHVPRWSVLRDGRLTLLTLNLENGEDPTELDRRVRRALRRLVPLFELDPDQVLGRPGGEPEAFRLPGDAYDRRTWTRSVSLAVEAIRGGELDKVVLARKVDLSPGKGSGLSTETLEPTAILHDLRRSYPGCWSFLVQPAGGRAFLGCTPERLASFQNRRLLTEALAGSIRRGGTASEDALYGKELLASAKNREEHNLVVRDIRDRLQPYIAQIENHGEPRVKKLSNVQHLYTPITARLEEEADPLTLVGAMHPTPAVGGYPWSAAAPWIRRLENFDRGWYAGPLGWLNLDGGGEFVVGIRSALVGPEGVSLFAGCGIVRDSDPETEWEETNLKLEPMLSALNHA, via the coding sequence ATGAACTCCAACCTTAGCTCGCGTACCGGCAAGCTGCCCGACGTCCTCCTGCGTCACCTGGAGACGCCCGGATGGGAGGCCTTTCTCGAGGAGGCCATCCAGAGCAGCGGCGACCGCCCCTGGCTCTCGCTCAGCCTGCCCGTAGAGGAGCTGGATCCCCTGGCCTGTCTGGAGATTGATAGGGAGCGCGATACCTTTCGCTACTACCTGGAACAGCTCGAGCGCGAGGAGGCGCTGGGGGCTTCCGGCTCCCTGCTGTCCGTAGAGGCAGAGGGCAGAGAGCGATTCGGGGCGGTGCGGCGGCGCCTGCATGATCTGAAGGAGCGCTTCGCCGTCTACAATCCCGCCGGCCACTCCGGCGGCGGCCCCCTGCTGCTCGGCGGATTCTCATTTTTCGGGGAGGAGGGCGCCAGCGCGAACGGCGACAGCAGCCTCTGGGAGGGATTCCGACCGGCCATGTTTCACGTGCCGCGCTGGTCGGTGCTCCGGGATGGGCGCCTCACCCTGCTCACCCTCAACCTTGAAAACGGGGAGGACCCTACCGAACTGGACCGGCGCGTGCGCCGTGCCCTGCGGCGGCTGGTGCCTCTCTTCGAGCTGGACCCCGACCAGGTGCTGGGACGTCCCGGCGGGGAGCCGGAGGCCTTCCGTCTGCCCGGCGACGCCTACGACCGGCGAACATGGACCCGATCGGTGTCTCTGGCCGTGGAGGCCATCCGCGGAGGCGAACTGGACAAGGTGGTGCTGGCACGCAAGGTGGATCTATCCCCCGGGAAAGGTTCCGGCCTGTCGACGGAGACGCTCGAACCCACCGCTATTCTGCACGACCTCCGCCGAAGCTACCCGGGATGCTGGTCCTTCCTCGTGCAGCCGGCCGGGGGACGCGCCTTCCTGGGCTGCACGCCGGAGCGCCTGGCCTCCTTCCAGAATCGACGGCTGCTTACCGAAGCCCTGGCCGGCAGTATTCGCCGGGGCGGGACCGCCAGCGAGGACGCCCTCTACGGCAAGGAGCTGCTGGCCAGCGCCAAGAACCGTGAGGAGCACAACCTGGTGGTCCGCGACATCCGGGATCGCCTGCAGCCCTACATCGCCCAGATCGAAAACCACGGGGAGCCGCGTGTCAAGAAACTTTCCAATGTGCAGCACCTCTACACGCCCATCACCGCCCGCCTGGAGGAGGAAGCCGACCCCCTGACGCTGGTCGGGGCCATGCACCCCACGCCCGCTGTGGGCGGCTACCCCTGGTCGGCCGCCGCGCCCTGGATCCGCCGCCTGGAGAACTTCGACCGCGGCTGGTACGCTGGTCCCCTGGGCTGGCTCAACCTGGACGGAGGCGGGGAGTTTGTGGTGGGCATACGCAGCGCGCTTGTGGGACCCGAAGGGGTCTCCCTTTTTGCCGGCTGCGGCATCGTGCGTGATTCCGATCCTGAAACTGAATGGGAGGAGACCAACCTGAAACTGGAGCCCATGCTCTCCGCCCTCAACCATGCCTGA
- a CDS encoding polymer-forming cytoskeletal protein: MFNSNNSNKSSSKSGAGSPGNNLPSVNMISEGTNLKGNLKTKNDIRIAGSLEGEAEATGKLIITSSGSVTGDVQAADADIAGTLNGEIYVKNKLVLRQSAVIDGDIHTKSLLVEEGAQINGTCHMGEDMKLPPTNSAGQGSVNQAISDTPEGAQA, from the coding sequence ATGTTCAACAGCAACAACTCCAACAAATCGTCTTCGAAGTCCGGGGCGGGATCTCCGGGCAACAATCTGCCCTCGGTTAACATGATCAGCGAGGGCACCAACCTGAAAGGGAACCTGAAGACCAAGAACGACATTCGCATTGCGGGTTCCCTGGAAGGCGAGGCCGAGGCCACCGGCAAGCTGATTATCACCTCCAGCGGGTCGGTGACCGGGGATGTGCAGGCGGCCGACGCCGACATCGCCGGCACGCTCAACGGGGAGATCTACGTCAAGAACAAGCTGGTGCTTCGCCAGTCGGCCGTAATTGACGGGGACATCCACACCAAGAGCCTCCTGGTGGAGGAGGGGGCCCAGATCAACGGCACCTGTCACATGGGCGAGGACATGAAGCTTCCCCCGACCAACAGCGCCGGGCAGGGCTCGGTGAACCAGGCCATCAGCGATACGCCCGAAGGCGCCCAGGCGTGA